In Georgenia soli, a genomic segment contains:
- a CDS encoding MMPL family transporter has protein sequence MFALIGRLVARRPRTVIAVWAAVALLAGLAALTGFAGPGLFDRLQTGAPVVPGSESQQAQEILDEEGRGGDQVSLLVQGTDLTDEQVVEGVAAALGPAREDLAAIDGVASVVDPFALPEGLANPAAAGLVSTAQDGFLMAVVLEENLDDDTADAAHSAVVERLREVPGDLSDVAPDATGTVSSVTLFADAIVSQVEQDLVSGEVFALPVALLIMVVVFGGFLAAGLPIIGALVSIVGGLGILLALTYTVDVDSFVVNVITVMSMALSIDYGLLVVSRYREELHRLDAADPADVPPPPVRRRRRGHRDPALLEAVRTTVATAGRTVVFSALTVAFAIAGLLLMRPEVLRAIAAAGIASVLLAVACAVTLVPAILLLLGDRMRRPSMLSRVPGLRVLVRGLGDVAPAEGMFSRLARRVHAHPWFFMLGSLGVLLLLASPVLGLSMRSSTTDLLPRDSDQRDYISVLAEDYPGARTPEMTVVADAAPADVGGLRDEISAVENVEMVGEPAASGGHTVLPVFLDVADAAGEEATRAVEDVRAIDPGYETWVTGQAAVQLDFNESLVAGLPVAGAVVVVAIFVLLFLMTGSVLVPLKALVVNLLSLTASLGVTVWVFQQGHLTGLLDFTPVAGLEAYVVAIAIAFGFGLAMDYEVFLLARIKEYWDVGHDNDAAVERGLQRSGRIITSAALIMVAVFAGFVTGELIVIKQAGVALAVTVLVDATLVRMLLVPATMTLLGKWNWWAPAPMRRLYEKFRIVH, from the coding sequence GTGTTCGCCCTGATCGGCCGGCTCGTCGCCCGGCGCCCGCGCACCGTGATCGCCGTCTGGGCCGCGGTCGCCCTCCTCGCCGGCCTCGCGGCCCTCACCGGGTTCGCCGGCCCGGGCCTGTTCGACCGGCTCCAGACCGGCGCACCGGTGGTGCCGGGCTCCGAGAGCCAGCAGGCGCAGGAGATCCTCGACGAGGAGGGCAGGGGCGGCGACCAGGTCTCGCTCCTCGTCCAGGGCACCGACCTGACCGACGAGCAGGTCGTGGAAGGGGTCGCCGCCGCCCTCGGCCCGGCCCGCGAGGACCTCGCCGCGATCGACGGCGTCGCGTCCGTCGTCGACCCGTTCGCCCTCCCGGAAGGACTGGCGAACCCCGCCGCCGCCGGTCTGGTCTCGACCGCGCAGGACGGGTTCCTCATGGCCGTCGTGCTGGAGGAGAACCTCGACGACGACACGGCCGACGCCGCGCACAGCGCCGTCGTCGAACGGCTCCGCGAGGTGCCCGGGGACCTGTCGGACGTCGCGCCCGACGCGACGGGCACCGTCAGCTCCGTCACGCTCTTCGCCGACGCCATCGTCAGCCAGGTCGAGCAGGACCTCGTCAGCGGCGAGGTGTTCGCCCTCCCGGTGGCGCTGCTCATCATGGTCGTGGTGTTCGGCGGCTTCCTCGCCGCTGGCCTGCCGATCATCGGCGCGCTCGTGTCCATCGTCGGCGGCCTCGGCATCCTGCTGGCGCTGACCTACACCGTCGACGTCGACTCGTTCGTGGTGAACGTCATCACCGTCATGTCGATGGCGCTGTCCATCGACTACGGCCTGCTGGTCGTCTCCCGCTACCGCGAGGAGCTGCACCGGCTCGACGCCGCGGACCCGGCCGACGTCCCCCCGCCCCCGGTACGGCGTCGTCGCCGCGGCCACCGGGACCCCGCCCTCCTCGAGGCGGTGCGCACGACCGTGGCGACGGCGGGCCGCACGGTGGTGTTCTCGGCGCTGACGGTGGCCTTCGCCATCGCCGGGCTGCTGCTCATGCGCCCCGAGGTGCTCCGCGCCATCGCCGCGGCGGGCATCGCCTCGGTGCTGCTCGCCGTCGCCTGCGCCGTCACGCTCGTGCCGGCGATCCTGCTGCTGCTCGGCGACCGCATGCGCCGGCCGTCCATGCTCTCCCGCGTGCCGGGGCTGCGCGTCCTGGTCCGCGGCCTCGGCGACGTCGCCCCGGCCGAGGGCATGTTCTCCCGTCTGGCCCGGCGCGTCCACGCGCACCCGTGGTTCTTCATGCTGGGCTCGCTCGGCGTGCTGCTGCTGCTCGCCTCCCCGGTCCTCGGGCTGTCGATGCGCAGCTCGACCACCGACCTGCTCCCCCGGGACTCCGACCAGCGCGACTACATCTCCGTGCTGGCCGAGGACTACCCCGGGGCCCGGACGCCGGAGATGACGGTGGTGGCCGACGCCGCCCCGGCCGACGTGGGCGGGCTGCGGGACGAGATCTCCGCCGTCGAGAACGTGGAGATGGTGGGCGAGCCGGCCGCCTCCGGCGGGCACACGGTCCTGCCCGTCTTCCTCGACGTGGCCGACGCCGCCGGCGAGGAGGCGACGCGCGCCGTCGAGGACGTCCGCGCGATCGACCCCGGCTACGAGACCTGGGTGACCGGCCAGGCCGCCGTGCAGCTGGACTTCAACGAGTCCCTCGTCGCCGGGCTGCCCGTCGCGGGCGCCGTCGTCGTCGTCGCGATCTTCGTGCTGCTGTTCCTCATGACCGGGTCGGTGCTCGTCCCGCTCAAGGCGCTGGTGGTCAACCTGCTCTCCCTCACCGCGTCCCTCGGCGTGACGGTGTGGGTCTTCCAGCAGGGCCACCTGACCGGCCTGCTGGACTTCACCCCGGTGGCCGGGCTGGAGGCCTACGTGGTGGCGATCGCGATCGCCTTCGGCTTCGGGCTCGCCATGGACTACGAGGTCTTCCTCCTCGCCCGCATCAAGGAGTACTGGGACGTCGGGCACGACAACGACGCCGCGGTCGAGCGGGGCCTGCAGCGCTCCGGGCGCATCATCACCTCCGCGGCGCTCATCATGGTCGCCGTCTTCGCCGGCTTCGTCACCGGCGAGCTCATCGTCATCAAGCAGGCGGGCGTGGCCCTGGCGGTGACCGTGCTCGTGGACGCCACGCTCGTGCGCATGCTGCTCGTGCCCGCGACGATGACCCTGCTCGGGAAGTGGAACTGGTGGGCGCCGGCGCCGATGCGAAGGCTGTACGAGAAGTTCCGGATCGTCCACTGA
- the rpsD gene encoding 30S ribosomal protein S4, producing the protein MAVSRTRRQVRLSRALGIPLTPKAVKYFEKRPYGPGEHGRARRRTESDYAVRLKEKQRLRAQYGIREAQLQRVFEEARREQFLTGESLVELLEMRLDALVLRSGFARTIAQARQAVVHRHILVDGKLVDRPSFRVKPGQVIQVKPRSQTMVPFQVAAAGAHRDVLPNVPAYLDVQVEKLRAELVRRPKRVEVPVTCNEQLVVEYYSR; encoded by the coding sequence ATGGCAGTGAGCCGCACGCGCCGTCAGGTGCGCCTTTCCCGCGCCCTGGGCATCCCGCTGACCCCCAAGGCCGTCAAGTACTTCGAGAAGCGCCCGTACGGCCCCGGTGAGCACGGGCGCGCCCGTCGCCGCACCGAGTCCGACTACGCGGTGCGTCTGAAGGAGAAGCAGCGTCTGCGCGCCCAGTACGGCATCCGCGAGGCGCAGCTGCAGCGCGTCTTCGAGGAGGCCCGCCGCGAGCAGTTCCTGACCGGTGAGTCCCTCGTCGAGCTGCTCGAGATGCGCCTGGACGCGCTCGTCCTGCGCTCCGGCTTCGCCCGCACCATCGCCCAGGCGCGCCAGGCCGTCGTGCACCGCCACATCCTGGTGGACGGCAAGCTCGTCGACCGTCCGTCCTTCCGCGTGAAGCCCGGCCAGGTCATCCAGGTCAAGCCGCGCTCCCAGACGATGGTGCCGTTCCAGGTCGCCGCCGCCGGCGCGCACCGCGACGTGCTGCCCAACGTCCCGGCCTACCTCGACGTCCAGGTCGAGAAGCTACGCGCCGAGCTGGTCCGCCGCCCGAAGCGTGTCGAGGTCCCCGTGACCTGCAACGAGCAGCTGGTCGTCGAGTACTACTCGCGCTGA
- a CDS encoding DUF948 domain-containing protein encodes MSVGDIAGLIAAIAFVALVIFLAVPLLKLGKVLDEARGTVRQLTEHTLPAIDEAAQTIRATNGQLEKVDTITTSAAQVTEDVSALTTLVSATVGGPLIKLSAFSYAVRSVLGGNGRQR; translated from the coding sequence ATGTCCGTCGGTGACATCGCCGGTCTCATCGCCGCGATCGCGTTCGTGGCGCTGGTGATCTTCCTCGCCGTGCCCCTGCTCAAGCTGGGCAAGGTCCTGGACGAGGCACGCGGCACCGTGCGTCAGCTCACCGAGCACACGCTCCCCGCGATCGACGAGGCCGCCCAGACCATCCGGGCCACCAACGGCCAGCTGGAGAAGGTCGACACCATCACCACCTCGGCCGCGCAGGTCACCGAGGACGTCTCCGCGCTGACCACGCTGGTCTCCGCCACCGTCGGCGGGCCCCTCATCAAGCTCTCCGCCTTCTCCTACGCGGTGCGCAGCGTGCTCGGCGGGAACGGGCGGCAGCGATGA
- a CDS encoding replication-associated recombination protein A produces MDLFEAAGADDVGVPAVGLGAPLAVRMRPATLDEVLGQGHLLEPGSPLRRLVEPAPEGRRRIAPSSVVLWGPPGTGKTTLAYLVAHGSGRRFTELSAVTAGVKDVRAVVEDARRRLVTSGEETVLFIDEVHRFSKTQQDALLPSVENRWVTLVAATTENPSFSVISPLLSRSLLLTLRPLAEEHVRALVDRALTDERGLGGAVTLDDDAADHLIRLAGADARKALTILEAAAGSAEAAGEDSITLGSVERAIDVAAVRYDRAGDQHYDVISAFIKSMRGSDVDAALHYLARMVVAGEDPRFIARRIVIAASEDVGMADPSALQTAVAAAQAVQLIGMPEARIILAEAVVHVATAPKSNAAYKAVDAAIADVRAGKMGPVPAHLRDAHYAGAKGHGHGAGYQYSHDAPHGIAAQQYAPDDLVDARYYQPTTHGHEREITARLDRIRQLLAGR; encoded by the coding sequence GTGGATCTCTTCGAGGCGGCCGGCGCGGACGACGTCGGCGTGCCCGCCGTCGGGCTGGGCGCCCCGCTGGCCGTACGCATGCGGCCGGCCACCCTCGACGAGGTGCTCGGCCAGGGCCACCTGCTCGAGCCGGGGTCGCCGCTGCGCCGCCTGGTGGAGCCCGCACCCGAGGGCCGACGGCGGATCGCGCCGTCGTCCGTGGTGCTGTGGGGTCCGCCGGGAACGGGCAAGACCACGCTGGCCTACCTGGTCGCGCACGGGTCTGGCCGGCGCTTCACCGAGCTCTCCGCCGTCACGGCGGGGGTGAAGGACGTGCGCGCCGTCGTCGAGGACGCGCGCCGGCGCCTCGTCACCTCCGGCGAGGAGACCGTCCTGTTCATCGACGAGGTCCACCGCTTCTCCAAGACCCAGCAGGACGCGCTCCTGCCGTCGGTGGAGAACCGGTGGGTCACCCTGGTCGCCGCCACCACGGAGAACCCGAGCTTCTCCGTCATCTCCCCGCTGCTCTCACGCTCGCTGCTGCTCACCCTGCGCCCGCTCGCGGAGGAGCACGTGCGCGCCCTGGTCGACCGGGCGCTCACCGACGAGCGCGGCCTCGGCGGCGCCGTGACCCTCGACGACGACGCCGCCGACCACCTGATCCGCCTCGCCGGCGCCGACGCGCGCAAGGCGCTGACGATCCTCGAGGCCGCCGCCGGCTCGGCCGAGGCCGCGGGGGAGGACTCCATCACCCTGGGGTCCGTGGAGCGGGCCATCGACGTCGCGGCCGTGCGCTACGACCGCGCGGGCGACCAGCACTACGACGTCATCTCCGCCTTCATCAAGTCCATGCGGGGCTCCGACGTCGACGCCGCCCTGCACTACCTCGCGCGGATGGTGGTGGCGGGGGAGGACCCGCGGTTCATCGCCCGGCGCATCGTCATCGCCGCGTCCGAGGACGTCGGGATGGCTGACCCGTCGGCCCTGCAGACAGCCGTGGCCGCCGCGCAGGCGGTCCAGCTCATCGGCATGCCCGAGGCGCGCATCATCCTCGCGGAGGCCGTGGTCCACGTGGCCACGGCCCCGAAGTCCAACGCCGCCTACAAGGCGGTCGACGCGGCGATCGCCGACGTGCGGGCCGGCAAGATGGGCCCCGTCCCGGCGCACCTGCGCGACGCCCACTACGCCGGCGCGAAGGGGCACGGGCACGGCGCCGGCTACCAGTACTCCCACGACGCGCCGCACGGCATCGCCGCCCAGCAGTACGCCCCGGACGACCTCGTCGACGCGCGCTACTACCAGCCCACCACGCACGGCCACGAGCGGGAGATCACAGCCCGCCTCGACAGGATCAGGCAGCTGCTGGCCGGCCGGTGA
- a CDS encoding L-threonylcarbamoyladenylate synthase: MARYLEIHPQDPQPRLVAQAVEVVRRGGLIAYPTDSGYAVGCALGNKDGLDRIKLLRRLDDKHHFTLVCRDFAQLGQFVIVDNAVFRLVKSVTPGPYTFILRGTQEVPRRLLHPKKHTVGVRIPDHRATQALLAELGEPLLSSTLIMPGQDAPMTEGWMVKDELEGLLDVIVDSDVDSAEPTTVVDLTSGAPEVLRAGAGDPSRFE, translated from the coding sequence ATGGCGCGCTACCTCGAGATCCACCCGCAGGACCCACAGCCGCGGCTCGTCGCGCAGGCGGTCGAGGTGGTGCGCCGAGGCGGCCTGATCGCCTACCCGACGGACTCCGGTTACGCCGTCGGCTGCGCGCTGGGCAACAAGGACGGCCTGGACCGGATCAAGCTGCTGCGCCGGCTGGACGACAAGCACCACTTCACGCTCGTGTGCCGGGACTTCGCGCAGCTCGGCCAGTTCGTCATCGTCGACAACGCGGTCTTCCGGCTCGTGAAGTCCGTGACCCCGGGGCCCTACACCTTCATCCTGCGCGGCACCCAGGAGGTGCCCCGCCGGCTGCTCCACCCGAAGAAGCACACGGTCGGGGTGCGGATCCCGGACCACCGCGCCACCCAGGCCCTGCTCGCGGAGCTCGGCGAACCGCTGCTGTCCAGCACGCTGATCATGCCGGGCCAGGACGCCCCCATGACTGAGGGGTGGATGGTCAAGGACGAGCTGGAGGGACTGCTCGACGTGATCGTCGACTCCGACGTCGACTCGGCCGAGCCGACGACGGTCGTCGACCTGACGTCCGGGGCGCCTGAGGTGCTGCGCGCCGGCGCCGGCGACCCCTCCCGCTTCGAGTAG
- a CDS encoding FAD/NAD(P)-binding protein — protein MSTHDLVVVGGGPRGVAVVERLTARHDGTAPVRVALVDAFEVGAGATWRTDQTPHFLNNTYAAHTTIYPDASTPMDGPVTSGPDLVAWAASPDAPPDRPAWVAEEVAGLRPWSYPTRRLQGVYYREQLAAVVARGGVDVDEVVGTVVDLTADDGTRRVHLADGTTLTAPVVVLAQGMVQARRSRTTEAFVDAAARHGLTYVEPGMPAERDWTVLPAGEDVLVAGLGANFFDVVAQLTAGRGGRFVAGDSPFDLSYVPSGREPHLLVGSRRGLPYRSKSFYGALPPAYVPLLATREWFDAVAQVPGQDFVRDVWPQIARELVLAHLRTLLDVRPGVVRAGDVDELVARLAVVPADGLGQTVRELVTDPAWWVDVTRLDRPEVARPDGAAWDAWVERWRAAELESITQPLRSPRAAVNRALAAVRGQVGRLVAVGAIDARSAVADVHGWFDPLGLALASGPPPERTAQLLALVGAGVVELVGEGMAVTVEDGAFVARSHVQGRVHRARAFAETRMSKGQVDTTEDPLLRRLLDTGRARLHERRASDGTAVTTRTLDVTADRYLLLDARGDADERVVVLGIPANDVQPGSAIGATPGTPSPLLAGADRAAAHVLQLVRPRVPAA, from the coding sequence GTGAGCACCCACGACCTGGTGGTGGTCGGCGGCGGCCCGCGCGGGGTCGCCGTCGTCGAGCGGCTGACCGCCCGCCACGACGGCACCGCTCCGGTCCGGGTGGCGCTCGTGGACGCCTTCGAGGTCGGCGCCGGGGCGACGTGGCGGACCGACCAGACCCCGCACTTCCTCAACAACACCTACGCGGCCCACACCACGATCTACCCCGACGCCTCCACGCCGATGGACGGCCCGGTCACGTCCGGTCCCGACCTGGTGGCCTGGGCGGCGTCGCCCGACGCACCGCCGGACCGGCCCGCCTGGGTGGCCGAGGAGGTCGCCGGGCTGCGGCCGTGGTCGTACCCGACCCGCCGGCTCCAGGGGGTGTACTACCGCGAGCAGCTGGCGGCGGTCGTGGCCCGCGGCGGTGTCGACGTGGACGAGGTGGTCGGGACGGTCGTGGACCTCACCGCCGACGACGGGACGCGCCGGGTCCACCTTGCCGACGGGACGACCCTGACGGCCCCGGTGGTCGTCCTCGCCCAGGGCATGGTCCAGGCGCGCCGCAGCCGGACGACCGAGGCGTTCGTGGACGCCGCGGCCCGGCACGGGCTCACGTACGTCGAGCCCGGGATGCCGGCGGAACGTGACTGGACCGTCCTCCCCGCCGGCGAGGACGTGCTCGTGGCGGGCCTGGGGGCGAACTTCTTCGACGTGGTCGCGCAGCTGACCGCCGGCCGCGGCGGCCGCTTCGTCGCCGGCGACTCACCGTTCGACCTGTCCTACGTGCCGTCCGGGCGTGAGCCCCACCTGCTGGTCGGCTCCCGGCGGGGACTGCCCTATCGCAGCAAGTCCTTCTACGGCGCACTGCCCCCGGCGTACGTGCCGCTGCTGGCCACCCGCGAGTGGTTCGACGCCGTGGCGCAGGTGCCGGGCCAGGACTTCGTCCGGGACGTCTGGCCGCAGATCGCCCGCGAGCTCGTCCTCGCCCACCTGCGCACGCTGCTCGACGTCCGCCCCGGCGTGGTCCGGGCCGGCGACGTCGACGAGCTCGTGGCCCGGCTCGCCGTGGTGCCCGCCGACGGGCTGGGGCAGACCGTCCGGGAGCTCGTCACCGATCCCGCCTGGTGGGTCGACGTCACCAGGCTCGACCGGCCCGAGGTGGCCCGGCCCGACGGCGCCGCCTGGGACGCCTGGGTCGAGCGCTGGCGGGCGGCCGAGCTGGAGTCGATCACGCAGCCGCTGCGCAGCCCGCGGGCGGCGGTCAACCGCGCCCTGGCCGCCGTGCGGGGGCAGGTGGGCCGGCTCGTGGCGGTGGGTGCGATCGACGCCCGGTCCGCCGTCGCCGACGTCCACGGGTGGTTCGACCCGCTGGGCCTGGCGCTCGCCTCCGGGCCTCCGCCGGAGCGCACCGCGCAGCTGCTCGCCCTCGTCGGCGCCGGCGTGGTCGAGCTCGTCGGCGAGGGCATGGCCGTGACCGTCGAGGATGGTGCGTTCGTCGCGCGGTCGCACGTGCAGGGGCGGGTCCACCGGGCCCGGGCGTTCGCCGAGACCCGCATGTCGAAGGGACAGGTGGACACCACCGAGGACCCGCTGCTGCGGCGTCTGCTCGACACCGGCCGCGCCCGGCTGCACGAGCGCCGGGCGTCCGACGGCACCGCCGTGACCACCCGCACGCTGGACGTGACGGCGGACCGGTACCTGCTGCTGGATGCCCGCGGCGACGCCGACGAGCGCGTCGTCGTGCTCGGCATCCCCGCCAACGACGTGCAGCCCGGCTCGGCCATCGGCGCGACGCCCGGCACGCCGTCGCCGCTCCTCGCCGGCGCCGACCGCGCCGCGGCGCACGTGCTGCAGCTCGTCCGCCCGCGCGTCCCGGCCGCCTGA
- a CDS encoding glycoside hydrolase family 3 N-terminal domain-containing protein → MSRGLSVSRRAASNQRPAVTRRRALVTGAAGLAAAALLAACSASVTPAGEGAGTSPPPGPTATVPQEPANAWGPGAADVAEATADAAELSDAELAGQLIVGRLHGTDPATAEDLVTELHLAGVMVTGDSVASLEQVRALSEGVHDAVAADGRDWPGVVSTDNEGGTVQRMSGRVGPWTTFPSFATAGRAAAAGETRLVREAHEAMARELRASGVTVNWAPVADVTVPDQDVTIGSRAAGEDPGTVGAAIVPAVQGLLGGGVLASVKHFPGHGSLTTDSHLALPVHDGTADEIARRELPPFAEAVEAGVPMVMVAHVDVRAWDPGVPASLSREAYRILREDLDFAGVTVTDSLGMGALAAVGDAGDVAVAALGAGADLLLNPADNAVAHAGVVEALQDGTLDRERLEQSAGRVIAMMRYQARLAEEAGPPGEVGDGARAAQALQHAGG, encoded by the coding sequence GCCCGCGGGCGAGGGTGCGGGAACGAGCCCGCCGCCCGGGCCGACGGCCACCGTCCCCCAGGAGCCGGCGAACGCCTGGGGCCCGGGCGCCGCCGACGTCGCCGAGGCCACCGCCGACGCGGCGGAGCTGAGCGACGCCGAGCTCGCCGGCCAGCTGATCGTCGGGCGGCTGCACGGCACCGACCCCGCCACCGCCGAGGACCTCGTCACCGAGCTGCACCTCGCCGGTGTCATGGTCACCGGGGACTCGGTCGCCTCGCTCGAGCAGGTCCGCGCGCTCAGCGAGGGGGTGCACGACGCCGTCGCCGCCGACGGACGCGACTGGCCCGGCGTCGTCAGCACCGACAACGAGGGCGGCACCGTGCAGCGCATGTCCGGGCGGGTCGGTCCCTGGACGACGTTCCCGTCCTTCGCCACCGCCGGCCGGGCCGCGGCCGCGGGGGAGACGCGGCTCGTGCGGGAAGCCCACGAGGCGATGGCCCGGGAGCTGCGGGCCTCCGGCGTGACCGTCAACTGGGCCCCGGTCGCCGACGTGACCGTGCCCGACCAGGACGTCACGATCGGCTCCCGCGCCGCGGGCGAGGACCCGGGGACGGTGGGGGCCGCCATCGTCCCGGCGGTGCAGGGGCTGCTGGGCGGCGGGGTGCTGGCGTCGGTCAAGCACTTCCCCGGCCACGGGTCGCTGACCACCGACTCCCACCTGGCGCTGCCCGTCCACGACGGCACCGCCGACGAGATCGCCCGCAGGGAGCTGCCGCCGTTCGCGGAGGCCGTCGAGGCCGGTGTGCCGATGGTCATGGTGGCCCACGTCGACGTCCGCGCCTGGGACCCCGGCGTCCCCGCGTCGCTCTCGCGGGAGGCGTACCGGATCCTGCGCGAGGACCTCGACTTCGCCGGCGTGACCGTCACGGACAGCCTCGGCATGGGCGCGCTGGCCGCCGTCGGTGACGCGGGCGACGTCGCCGTGGCCGCCCTCGGCGCGGGCGCCGACCTGCTGCTCAACCCGGCGGACAACGCCGTCGCGCACGCCGGGGTCGTGGAGGCGCTCCAGGACGGCACGCTGGACCGGGAGCGGCTCGAGCAGTCCGCGGGACGGGTCATCGCGATGATGAGGTACCAGGCACGGCTCGCCGAGGAGGCGGGGCCGCCCGGGGAGGTCGGCGACGGCGCCCGGGCCGCGCAGGCGCTGCAGCACGCGGGAGGCTGA